One genomic region from Dehalobacter restrictus DSM 9455 encodes:
- a CDS encoding cytochrome b/b6 domain-containing protein, protein MNWKKQRHSGTARLLHWVYAPAVLALILSGLYIHSPSRAFGFKRMDSARKTHAVAQFLLLNSYLARICYGMKDKNYKEIIPNRKTLKAMPGFLKYEFFLSGKKKKYPKYNPGQKILITSLAGLIPVQIITGMALYFKPLQRAVKPTGGLNPVRWRHYLAALMTASSVSVHLYFALTNGLKKLKSIFTGYA, encoded by the coding sequence ATGAACTGGAAAAAGCAACGTCATTCAGGAACAGCCAGACTGCTTCACTGGGTTTATGCGCCAGCTGTATTGGCTTTAATTCTTAGCGGGCTTTACATTCACAGCCCATCGCGCGCTTTTGGTTTCAAACGGATGGACTCAGCCCGGAAGACACACGCCGTCGCCCAGTTTTTACTGTTGAATTCGTATCTGGCACGGATTTGCTACGGGATGAAAGACAAAAACTATAAAGAGATCATTCCGAACCGCAAGACCTTAAAGGCAATGCCCGGATTTTTAAAATACGAATTCTTCCTATCCGGAAAAAAGAAGAAGTATCCCAAATACAATCCAGGTCAGAAAATATTGATCACCTCGCTCGCAGGATTGATCCCGGTCCAAATTATTACCGGGATGGCCCTCTACTTTAAGCCCCTGCAGAGAGCGGTCAAACCGACAGGAGGATTAAACCCTGTACGCTGGCGGCATTATCTGGCGGCATTAATGACGGCCTCATCTGTATCCGTTCATCTTTATTTTGCTCTGACGAATGGCCTTAAAAAACTTAAATCAATATTTACAGGCTATGCGTAG
- a CDS encoding ArsR/SmtB family transcription factor, translating to MEGKAENLRCDCLVIHEEIVGKVKEAMPQEENLYDLAELFKVFGDTTRIKILWALSEAEMCVCDLAFLLDMTQSAISHQLRILKQCRLVKNRKEGKIVFYALDDEHIKGIFSQGMLHVKEG from the coding sequence ATGGAGGGGAAAGCGGAGAATTTGCGGTGTGACTGCCTGGTTATTCATGAAGAAATTGTCGGTAAGGTTAAAGAAGCGATGCCGCAGGAAGAAAATCTGTATGATCTTGCCGAACTGTTTAAAGTATTCGGTGATACGACAAGGATAAAAATTCTCTGGGCGCTTTCCGAAGCAGAAATGTGTGTCTGCGACCTGGCCTTTCTATTGGATATGACCCAGTCGGCAATTTCCCATCAGCTGCGGATTCTTAAGCAATGCAGGCTGGTAAAAAACAGAAAAGAAGGAAAAATCGTATTCTATGCGCTGGATGACGAGCATATCAAAGGCATTTTCAGCCAGGGAATGCTCCATGTCAAAGAAGGATAA